From the Vanessa cardui chromosome 18, ilVanCard2.1, whole genome shotgun sequence genome, one window contains:
- the LOC124537171 gene encoding actin-related protein 3 — MGDHLPACVIDVGTGYTKLGFAGNKEPQFIIPSAIAIKETAKVGDQSTRRMTKAVEDLDFFIGDEAFEATGYSVKYPVRHGLVEDWDLMERYIEQCIFKYLRAEPEDHHFLITEPPLNTPENREYLAEIMFESFNVPGLYIAVQAVLALAASWKSRTSAGRTFTGIVVDSGDGVTHIVPVAEGYVIGSCIKHIPIAGRNITSFIQSLLREREVGIPPEQSLETAKAIKERYSYICPDIAKEFAKYDSDPAKWMKKYTGINAITKNPFSVDVGYERFLGPEIFFHPEFSNADFTVPLNEMVDEVIQSCPIDVRRGLYGNIVLSGGSTMFRDFGRRLQRDIKRTVDARLKLSTMLSEGRITPKPIDVQVISHNMQRYAVWFGGSMLGSTPEFYQVCHSKQAYMEYGPSICRHNPVFGTMT; from the coding sequence ATGGGTGACCATTTACCGGCATGTGTTATCGATGTAGGAACTGGCTATACCAAACTGGGGTTTGCCGGTAACAAGGAGCCCCAGTTTATCATTCCGTCAGCCATAGCGATAAAAGAAACTGCTAAAGTTGGCGACCAAAGTACTAGGCGTATGACTAAGGCAGTAGAAGATTTAGATTTCTTTATCGGTGACGAAGCATTCGAAGCGACTGGTTATTCAGTGAAATATCCTGTCCGTCATGGTCTAGTAGAAGATTGGGATTTAATGGAAAGGTACATTGAACAATGTATCTTCAAGTATCTGCGTGCAGAACCAGAGGATCATCACTTTTTAATTACCGAGCCACCGTTGAATACCCCCGAGAATAGGGAATACTTAGCTGAGATAATGTTTGAGTCATTCAATGTGCCGGGTTTGTACATAGCTGTACAAGCTGTCCTTGCCCTAGCTGCGTCTTGGAAATCGCGTACCTCAGCCGGACGCACTTTTACTGGAATCGTAGTTGACAGTGGTGATGGTGTTACTCATATTGTTCCTGTAGCTGAGGGCTATGTTATTGGGTCGTGTATCAAGCATATTCCTATTGCAGGTAGGAATATAACATCATTTATTCAATCGCTTCTTAGAGAACGTGAAGTAGGCATTCCACCTGAGCAGAGTTTAGAGACTGCAAAGGCTATTAAGGAAAGATACAGTTATATCTGTCCAGATATCGCCAAGGAGTTTGCAAAATATGACTCCGATCCTGCAAAATGGATGAAAAAGTATACAGGTATAAATGCCATTACTAAAAATCCATTCTCTGTTGATGTTGGGTATGAGAGATTCTTAGGacctgaaatatttttccatccTGAATTTTCTAATGCTGATTTCACTGTGCCTTTGAATGAGATGGTTGATGAAGTAATTCAGAGCTGTCCAATTGATGTGCGGAGAGGATTGTATGGAAATATTGTATTATCTGGAGGCTCTACAATGTTTAGAGACTTTGGAAGAAGACTCCAACGAGATATTAAACGTACTGTAGACGCCCGACTGAAATTATCTACAATGCTATCCGAAGGACGCATTACACCTAAACCTATTGATGTCCAAGTCATATCACACAACATGCAACGGTATGCAGTTTGGTTTGGTGGGAGTATGTTGGGCTCGACACCTGAGTTCTACCAAGTGTGCCACAGTAAACAAGCATATATGGAATATGGACCGAGCATTTGCAGGCACAACCCTGTGTTTGGCACCATGACATAA
- the LOC124537173 gene encoding leptin receptor gene-related protein, with the protein MAGIKGLVSLAFAGSIGMTFVILACALPQYKYWWPFFVVLFYVLCPIPTMIARRHTDSAGGTNSPCMETAIFITMGILVSSFALPIVLARAAVIFWGACYLTLAGNVIVYLTILGFFTIFDMDDSDYAMW; encoded by the exons ATGGCTGGAATTAAAG gTTTGGTGTCATTGGCTTTCGCCGGCTCGATTGGGATGACTTTTGTTATATTGGCTTGTGCCTTACCACAGTATAA aTATTGGTGGCCATTCTTTGTTGTTCTCTTCTATGTATTATGCCCCATCCCCACAATGATAGCAAGACGTCACACTGACAGTGCTGGTGGTACTAATTCGCCCTGCATGGAGACAGCCATTTTTATAACTATGGGCATTCTCGTGAGCTCTTTTGCTCTACCGATTGTACTTGCTCGTGCTGCAGtg ATATTTTGGGGTGCATGCTATTTGACTCTGGCTGGCAATGTGATTGTATATCTGACTATCCTCGGTTTCTTCACTATCTTTGACATGGACGATTCAGATTATGCGATGTGGTGA